In Prosthecomicrobium sp. N25, one DNA window encodes the following:
- the parC gene encoding DNA topoisomerase IV subunit A, protein MGNRVIPPGDGDGDGDKPGGEVLPVNLREALEERYLAYALSTIMHRALPDVRDGLKPVHRRLLYAMRALRLDPGSGFKKCARVVGDVIGKFHPHGDQAVYDAMVRLAQDFAQRYPLVDGQGNFGNIDGDNPAAMRYTEARLTEVAALLLEGIDEDAVDFRPTYDGSEEEPVVLPGAFPNLLANGSSGIAVGMATSIPPHNAFEICQAALTLIGRPEATVEELVELVPGPDFPTGGVIVESRASILESYRTGRGAFRVRARWTTEDLGRGTWVVVITEIPYQVAKSRLIEKLAELVNERKLPLVDDVRDESAEDVRIVIVPKSRNVEPGLMMESIFRLTELESRIPLNMNVLSGGLVPKVMGLKDVVREWLDHRKDVLVRRSRHRLGVIEKRLEILGGLLIAYLNIDEVIRIIREEDEPKQVLMARFSLTDVQANAILDMRLRNLRKLEEFEIRKEHEDLTREAAQIRELLASDVLQWKLVAHEIRDVAKTFGPETKLGRRRTTFAEAPGHAHEDINQAMIEREPITVVVSEKGWIRALKGHADDLARLEFKQGDKLKIGFKAETTDKLVLFTTGGRVFTLDASKLPGGRGHGEPIRIQVDMDQDQDVLDIFVHRPDRKLLVATREGKGFVLPEAEVVAQTRKGRQVVNLGAKDEVRLVRPVPPGATHVAVIGDNRKFLVFPLDQVAEMARGSGVRLQRYKDGGIADLKCFAGAQGLTWTTSGGSTFTRSLDELKEWLGNRADTGRLPPRGFPATNRFDP, encoded by the coding sequence ATGGGAAACAGGGTGATTCCGCCCGGGGACGGCGACGGGGACGGCGATAAGCCCGGCGGCGAGGTGCTGCCGGTCAATCTGCGCGAGGCGCTCGAGGAGCGCTACCTCGCCTATGCCCTGTCGACCATCATGCACCGGGCGCTGCCTGACGTGCGTGACGGCCTGAAGCCGGTGCACCGGCGGCTGCTTTACGCCATGCGGGCGCTGCGGCTCGATCCGGGCTCGGGTTTCAAGAAATGCGCCCGCGTCGTCGGCGACGTCATCGGCAAGTTCCACCCGCACGGCGACCAGGCGGTCTACGACGCCATGGTCCGCCTCGCCCAGGACTTCGCCCAGCGCTACCCCCTCGTCGACGGCCAGGGCAACTTCGGCAACATCGACGGCGACAACCCGGCGGCCATGCGCTACACGGAGGCGCGCCTGACCGAAGTGGCGGCCCTCCTGCTCGAGGGCATCGACGAGGACGCCGTCGACTTCCGCCCCACCTACGACGGCTCCGAGGAGGAGCCGGTCGTCCTGCCGGGCGCTTTCCCGAACCTGCTCGCCAACGGCTCCTCCGGCATCGCCGTGGGCATGGCGACGTCCATTCCGCCCCACAACGCCTTCGAAATCTGCCAGGCCGCGCTGACGCTGATCGGCCGGCCCGAGGCGACCGTCGAGGAACTGGTCGAGCTGGTGCCCGGCCCGGACTTCCCGACCGGCGGCGTCATCGTGGAGAGCCGTGCCTCGATCCTGGAATCCTACCGCACGGGCCGCGGCGCCTTCCGGGTGCGTGCCCGCTGGACGACCGAGGACCTCGGCCGCGGCACATGGGTCGTGGTGATCACTGAGATTCCCTACCAGGTCGCCAAGAGCCGGCTGATCGAGAAGCTCGCCGAGCTCGTCAACGAGCGCAAGCTGCCGCTCGTCGACGACGTGCGCGACGAGTCGGCCGAGGACGTCCGCATCGTCATCGTGCCGAAGAGCCGCAACGTCGAGCCCGGCCTGATGATGGAATCCATATTCCGCCTGACCGAGCTGGAGAGCCGGATCCCGCTCAACATGAACGTCCTCTCCGGCGGCCTCGTCCCGAAGGTCATGGGCCTGAAGGACGTCGTGCGGGAATGGCTGGATCACCGCAAGGACGTCCTCGTCCGCCGCTCCCGCCACCGCCTCGGGGTCATCGAGAAGCGCCTGGAGATCCTCGGCGGCCTCCTGATCGCCTACCTCAACATCGACGAGGTGATCCGCATCATCCGCGAGGAGGACGAGCCCAAGCAGGTGCTGATGGCGCGCTTCTCGCTGACCGACGTGCAGGCGAACGCCATCCTGGACATGCGCCTGCGCAATTTGCGCAAGCTCGAGGAGTTCGAGATCCGCAAGGAGCACGAGGACCTGACGCGGGAGGCCGCCCAGATCCGCGAGCTGCTCGCCTCCGACGTGCTGCAGTGGAAGCTCGTCGCCCACGAGATCCGCGACGTCGCGAAGACCTTTGGTCCGGAGACGAAGCTCGGCCGCCGCCGCACGACCTTCGCGGAGGCCCCCGGCCACGCCCACGAGGATATCAACCAGGCCATGATCGAGCGCGAGCCGATCACCGTGGTGGTCTCCGAGAAGGGCTGGATCCGCGCCCTCAAGGGCCACGCGGACGACCTGGCGCGCCTCGAGTTCAAGCAGGGCGACAAGCTCAAGATCGGCTTCAAGGCCGAGACCACGGACAAGCTCGTCCTGTTCACCACCGGCGGCCGCGTCTTCACTCTCGACGCCTCCAAGCTTCCCGGTGGCCGCGGGCACGGCGAGCCGATCCGCATCCAGGTCGACATGGACCAGGACCAGGACGTCCTCGACATCTTCGTCCACCGGCCGGACCGGAAGCTCCTCGTCGCTACCCGGGAGGGCAAGGGCTTCGTTTTGCCCGAGGCCGAGGTCGTGGCGCAGACCCGCAAGGGGCGGCAGGTCGTCAACCTCGGCGCCAAGGACGAGGTCCGGCTGGTCCGCCCCGTGCCGCCCGGCGCGACCCACGTCGCCGTGATCGGCGACAACCGCAAGTTCCTGGTCTTCCCGCTGGACCAGGTGGCCGAGATGGCGCGCGGATCCGGCGTGCGCCTGCAGCGCTACAAGGACGGCGGCATCGCCGATCTCAAGTGCTTCGCCGGCGCCCAGGGCCTGACCTGGACGACCTCCGGCGGCTCGACCTTCACGCGATCGCTCGACGAGCTGAAGGAATGGCTCGGCAACCGCGCCGACACAGGCCGCCTGCCGCCGCGCGGATTCCCGGCGACGAACCGCTTCGATCCCTGA
- a CDS encoding peptidoglycan-binding domain-containing protein, producing MSILKRGLKGEPVRILQGRLGVPADGDFGPATEKALKAFQSAHGLSADGIAGPDTFAALGLNELVLLRQGSRGETVKKLQQALGLQADGAFGPATRKAVMEFQASKGLEADGMAGPDTLAALPAFASTFTAETVKKAELPPDLRVEIPEPLPPLSGADIAAAGAAASPAAPSEERPPKKSVWATVKGWFG from the coding sequence ATGTCGATTTTGAAGCGCGGGCTCAAGGGCGAGCCGGTTCGTATCCTGCAGGGGCGACTCGGCGTGCCCGCCGACGGCGATTTCGGCCCAGCGACCGAGAAGGCCCTGAAGGCGTTCCAGTCCGCCCACGGCCTCTCCGCCGACGGCATCGCCGGCCCGGACACCTTCGCGGCACTCGGCCTGAACGAATTGGTGCTCCTGCGCCAGGGATCGCGCGGCGAGACCGTGAAGAAGCTCCAGCAGGCGCTCGGGCTCCAGGCCGACGGCGCCTTCGGCCCGGCGACCCGCAAGGCCGTCATGGAGTTCCAGGCTTCGAAGGGCCTGGAGGCGGACGGCATGGCCGGCCCCGACACGCTTGCGGCCCTGCCGGCCTTCGCGTCGACCTTCACGGCCGAGACGGTGAAGAAGGCGGAACTCCCGCCCGACCTCAGGGTCGAGATCCCCGAGCCGCTGCCGCCGCTCTCCGGCGCCGACATCGCCGCCGCCGGAGCGGCCGCGTCGCCCGCCGCGCCGAGCGAGGAGCGCCCACCGAAGAAGTCCGTCTGGGCCACGGTCAAGGGTTGGTTCGGCTGA
- a CDS encoding arginyltransferase, with protein MTQHPVDAPQFYLTAPASCPYLAGRQERKVFTHLVGERAAQLNDVLTQGGFRRSQNIAYRPACEGCRSCVSVRICVEDFDWNKSFRRSMRLNEDLVGAEMPATPTSEQYGLFRRYLDARHGDGGMADMTVLDYAMMIEDTHVDTMVVEYRRRGPDTAINGRGTGPLLGTALSDVLSDGLSMVYSFYDPEPDWRGLGTYMILDHVRRAKAHKLQYVYLGYWVSGSRKMDYKRRFQPLEYLSPQGWSRR; from the coding sequence ATGACGCAACATCCCGTCGATGCACCGCAATTCTACCTGACGGCACCGGCCTCCTGCCCGTACCTCGCTGGCCGGCAGGAGCGGAAGGTATTCACGCATCTGGTCGGGGAACGGGCGGCGCAGCTCAACGACGTGCTGACCCAGGGCGGCTTCCGGCGCTCCCAGAACATCGCCTACCGGCCGGCCTGCGAGGGGTGCCGGTCCTGCGTGTCGGTCCGGATCTGCGTCGAGGACTTCGACTGGAACAAGTCCTTCCGCCGCTCGATGCGGTTGAACGAGGACCTGGTGGGCGCCGAGATGCCGGCCACCCCGACCTCCGAACAGTACGGCCTGTTCCGGCGCTACCTGGACGCCCGCCACGGCGACGGCGGCATGGCCGACATGACGGTGCTCGACTACGCCATGATGATCGAGGACACCCATGTCGACACGATGGTGGTCGAGTACCGCCGCCGCGGGCCGGACACCGCCATTAACGGGCGCGGCACCGGCCCTCTCCTCGGAACCGCGCTGTCGGACGTCCTCTCCGACGGGCTCTCGATGGTCTATTCCTTCTACGACCCGGAGCCCGACTGGCGCGGCCTCGGCACCTATATGATCCTCGACCATGTGCGCCGCGCGAAGGCCCACAAGCTCCAATATGTCTATCTCGGATACTGGGTCTCCGGCTCCCGCAAGATGGACTACAAGCGCCGTTTCCAGCCGCTTGAATATCTGAGCCCGCAGGGCTGGTCGCGCCGCTGA
- a CDS encoding threonine ammonia-lyase: MIHPTLADIEDAARLIEGAVMRTPCLPAPRLSELTGADVWVKYENLQVTAAFKERGALVKLLSLTAEERRRGVIAMSAGNHAQAVAYHATRLGIPSTIVMPKTTPHVKVSATRGFGAHVVLEGESVADAQVGAERIAAEKGLVFVHPYDDFHVVRGQGTIALEMLAAEPGLDVLVVPVGGGGLIAGMAIAAKALKPGIEVVGVETRLYPAMWCALNGRPVHVGGTTLAEGIAVRNVGALTLEICRAAVDDVLLVDEVHIERAVNAYLTLQKTMAEGAAGAGLAALTTSPERFHGRKVGLVLCGGNIDPRILSSIMVRELAREEKIVGIRMIIPDRPGVLGEISTIIGDLGGNILEVEHHRTFLKVPAKGATLDVVFETRDGGHANEIIAALEGRGFTVERSESPDLDG; this comes from the coding sequence ATGATCCACCCGACCCTCGCCGACATCGAGGATGCCGCAAGGCTCATCGAAGGCGCCGTGATGCGTACCCCCTGCCTGCCGGCGCCGCGGCTGTCGGAGCTAACCGGCGCCGATGTCTGGGTCAAGTACGAGAACCTGCAGGTGACGGCCGCCTTCAAGGAGCGGGGCGCGCTCGTCAAGCTGCTGTCGCTGACGGCGGAGGAGCGGCGCCGCGGCGTCATCGCCATGTCGGCCGGCAACCACGCGCAAGCGGTCGCCTACCACGCCACCCGGCTCGGCATCCCGTCGACGATCGTGATGCCGAAGACGACGCCGCACGTGAAGGTGTCGGCGACCCGCGGGTTTGGCGCGCACGTGGTGCTCGAGGGCGAGTCGGTGGCGGACGCGCAGGTGGGCGCGGAGCGGATCGCGGCCGAGAAGGGGCTCGTCTTCGTCCATCCTTACGACGACTTCCACGTGGTGCGCGGCCAGGGCACGATCGCGCTCGAGATGCTGGCGGCCGAGCCGGGCCTGGACGTGCTGGTCGTGCCGGTCGGCGGCGGCGGCCTGATCGCCGGCATGGCGATCGCCGCGAAGGCGCTGAAGCCCGGGATCGAGGTGGTCGGGGTGGAGACGCGGCTCTACCCGGCGATGTGGTGCGCGCTCAACGGCCGGCCGGTGCACGTGGGCGGCACGACGCTCGCCGAGGGCATCGCGGTGCGCAACGTCGGGGCGCTGACGCTCGAGATCTGCCGGGCGGCCGTGGACGACGTGCTGCTCGTCGACGAGGTGCATATCGAGCGGGCCGTCAACGCCTACCTGACCCTGCAGAAGACCATGGCGGAGGGCGCGGCCGGGGCCGGGCTGGCCGCGCTGACGACCTCGCCGGAGCGGTTCCACGGGCGCAAGGTCGGGCTGGTCCTGTGCGGCGGCAACATCGATCCGCGCATCCTCTCCTCCATCATGGTGCGCGAGCTGGCGCGCGAGGAGAAGATCGTCGGCATCCGGATGATCATCCCGGACCGGCCGGGCGTGCTCGGGGAGATCTCGACGATCATCGGCGACCTCGGGGGCAACATCCTGGAGGTGGAGCACCACCGCACGTTCCTGAAGGTGCCGGCCAAGGGGGCGACGCTCGACGTCGTCTTCGAGACGCGGGACGGGGGGCACGCCAACGAGATCATCGCGGCGCTGGAAGGCCGCGGCTTCACGGTGGAGCGCAGCGAGAGCCCGGACCTCGACGGCTGA
- a CDS encoding branched-chain amino acid ABC transporter permease, with the protein MSPAGVRRTRFGAAGLVTLAGLGLAGCADVEVAQRRTCESLLPVIEPPGAAITILKVEPDPRRAGNVLVRYRSLRPDPDGISPDPVEASIACAFGGVGFEAGKETLVGVETPQGLVSELQLHLLRRFWLGDPLAVRQAMRGVARGPEAQPTGLFAADPATGYFLQQLVNAIAPSALYALLAIAYALVYGLTGRINFVFGDVAMLGAYGSLIGVAAAVTAGLGTPAVALPLALMVAAAVGETWSRFGGRFVFLPLAGRGAQPVLVATIGLSIAYQEFVARAQGVKERFLPPILGEPHLLAEGAFEVVATTMQLLVGAGSSVLVAGLLLWLSRSRFGRDWRAVSDDPGMARLLGVDTDRVLVTTFALSGLLAGLAGAILTTHYGGTSFHMGTVIGLKALVAAILGGIGSPAGAVLGGIAIGLVETFWSAYNEIVWRDAAVFSLLAALLVLKPEGFLGTRAALEERGPRI; encoded by the coding sequence GTGAGTCCTGCCGGGGTACGGCGGACGCGGTTCGGCGCGGCGGGGCTCGTCACGCTCGCCGGCCTCGGCCTCGCGGGATGCGCGGACGTGGAGGTCGCGCAGCGGCGGACCTGCGAGAGCCTGCTGCCGGTGATCGAGCCGCCGGGCGCGGCGATCACGATCCTGAAGGTCGAGCCGGACCCGCGCCGGGCCGGCAACGTGCTCGTCCGCTACCGGTCGCTGCGGCCGGACCCGGACGGGATCTCGCCCGATCCGGTGGAAGCCTCGATCGCCTGCGCGTTCGGGGGCGTCGGCTTCGAGGCGGGCAAGGAGACGCTGGTCGGTGTGGAGACGCCGCAGGGCCTCGTCTCGGAGCTGCAGCTCCATCTCCTGCGCCGCTTCTGGCTCGGCGACCCGCTGGCGGTCCGGCAGGCGATGCGAGGCGTGGCGCGCGGGCCGGAGGCGCAGCCGACCGGCCTCTTCGCCGCCGACCCGGCGACCGGCTACTTCCTGCAGCAGCTCGTCAACGCCATCGCGCCCTCGGCCCTCTATGCCCTCCTCGCCATCGCGTACGCGCTCGTCTACGGACTGACAGGGCGCATCAACTTCGTCTTCGGCGACGTCGCCATGCTGGGCGCCTACGGGAGCCTCATCGGGGTCGCGGCGGCGGTGACGGCGGGGCTGGGGACGCCCGCCGTGGCGCTCCCGCTCGCGCTCATGGTGGCGGCGGCGGTCGGGGAGACGTGGAGCCGCTTCGGCGGGCGATTCGTCTTCCTGCCGCTGGCCGGCCGCGGGGCGCAGCCCGTGCTGGTCGCCACGATCGGCCTCTCGATCGCCTACCAGGAGTTCGTGGCGCGCGCGCAGGGGGTCAAGGAGCGCTTCCTGCCGCCGATCCTGGGCGAGCCGCACCTCCTCGCCGAGGGCGCCTTCGAGGTGGTCGCCACGACCATGCAGCTCCTCGTGGGGGCCGGGTCCTCGGTGCTCGTCGCCGGCCTGCTCCTGTGGCTCTCCCGGTCGCGCTTCGGGCGGGACTGGCGGGCGGTGTCGGACGATCCGGGGATGGCGCGGCTCCTCGGCGTCGACACCGACCGGGTGCTGGTCACCACCTTCGCGCTGTCGGGGCTGCTCGCCGGGCTCGCGGGCGCCATCCTGACCACCCACTACGGCGGCACGAGCTTCCACATGGGCACGGTGATCGGCCTCAAGGCGCTGGTCGCCGCGATCCTGGGGGGCATCGGGTCGCCTGCCGGCGCGGTCCTGGGCGGGATCGCGATCGGGCTCGTGGAGACCTTCTGGTCCGCCTATAACGAGATCGTCTGGCGGGACGCGGCGGTGTTCTCCCTGCTGGCGGCGCTGCTCGTCCTGAAGCCGGAGGGGTTCCTCGGCACGCGCGCGGCGCTCGAGGAGCGCGGGCCCCGCATTTGA